Proteins encoded in a region of the Pieris napi chromosome 5, ilPieNapi1.2, whole genome shotgun sequence genome:
- the LOC125049632 gene encoding uncharacterized protein LOC125049632 isoform X1 encodes MEVERCPSEELLSQMRSLVKPILFFALAAVALYVPLGDPQERCCSSETAKQRISNTSICQLYLVTVKLYQKLMEFLEFAVTMLIDILYELKLKFYTLLGKLDSKDLCRSICCYDSDTEEKVPKKESRHRSCNCIQSRCSKRKSRQIVI; translated from the exons atggaaGTGGAAAGATGTCCGTCAGAAG AACTTTTAAGCCAAATGCGTAGCTTGGTGAAGCCAATTCTATTTTTTGCCTTAGCAGCTGTTGCGTTG tATGTACCACTGGGAGACCCACAGGAAAGGTGTTGTTCGTCGGAAACTGCGAAACAGCGGATCTCAAACACTTCCATATGTCAGCTATACTTAGTAACAGTCAA atTATATCAAAAGCTCATGGAGTTTCTCGAATTTGCAGTTACGATGTTGATAGACATTCTTTACGAACTTAAATTAAAG TTCTATACTCTTCTCGGAAAACTGGACAGTAAAGACTTGTGTCGCTCCATCTGTTGCTATGATAGT GACACAGAGGAGAAGGTGCCTAAAAAAGAATCAAGACATCGTTCGTGCAACTGCATTCAATCAAGGTGCAGCAAACGAAAGTCGCGTCAAATCgtcatttaa
- the LOC125049632 gene encoding uncharacterized protein LOC125049632 isoform X2, with amino-acid sequence MEVERCPSEELLSQMRSLVKPILFFALAAVALYVPLGDPQERCCSSETAKQRISNTSICQLYLVTVKLYQKLMEFLEFAVTMLIDILYELKLKFYTLLGKLDSKDLCRSICCYDSNTLMCLML; translated from the exons atggaaGTGGAAAGATGTCCGTCAGAAG AACTTTTAAGCCAAATGCGTAGCTTGGTGAAGCCAATTCTATTTTTTGCCTTAGCAGCTGTTGCGTTG tATGTACCACTGGGAGACCCACAGGAAAGGTGTTGTTCGTCGGAAACTGCGAAACAGCGGATCTCAAACACTTCCATATGTCAGCTATACTTAGTAACAGTCAA atTATATCAAAAGCTCATGGAGTTTCTCGAATTTGCAGTTACGATGTTGATAGACATTCTTTACGAACTTAAATTAAAG TTCTATACTCTTCTCGGAAAACTGGACAGTAAAGACTTGTGTCGCTCCATCTGTTGCTATGATAGT AATACACTGATGTGCCTAATGTTATAG
- the LOC125049631 gene encoding uncharacterized protein LOC125049631: MLISFLFSLCLLSLIYAYINHNPEFIATASALRQIWSGTCRLSCRQSQYSSFSGLSGLERSNSIASSPGTSHSRARTICVCDTCPCALIDNVLSTCRPVTDAYYETLELFSNYTCSIMQRISGFTQYFTSVAGCGVSCQRRAQLSASRQLDSSQNINFGNQARAERKSNAMVKGIKSLILRRKSASGNQTEDPERSEENEPRKRTLSIVSKKESVEDTTSLSNGCARCIEKGYTCMKNCPRAKKNS, translated from the exons ATGCTAATTAGTTTTCTCTTTTCCCTGTGTTTGCTTTCACTTATTTACGCTTAC ATTAACCATAACCCAGAATTCATAGCAACAGCGTCCGCATTACGCCAGATTTGGTCAGGCACTTGTCGTCTGTCTTGCCGTCAAAGCCAGTACAGCAGTTTCAGTGGTCTGAGTGGCCTCGAAAGGTCCAACAGTATCGCTAGTTCTCCAGGAACCAGCCATTCGAGGGCCAGAACAATTTGCGTCTGCGACACCTGTCCTTGTGCCCTCATTGATAATGTACTCAG CACCTGCCGCCCTGTTACCGATGCCTATTACGAAACATTAGAACTCTTCTCCAACTACACCTGCAGCATCATGCAAAGA ATTAGTGGATTTACTCAATATTTTACAAGCGTTGCGGGATGTGGAGTCTCATGCCAAAGACGAGCACAG TTGTCCGCATCAAGACAGTTAGATTcatcacaaaatataaattttgggAATCAAGCAAGGGCAGAGAGAAAATCTAATGCAATGGTAAAAGGAATAAAGTCACTCATTCTTCGTAGAAAATCTGCTTCAGGTAACCAAACTGAGGATCCAGAAAGAAGCGAAGAGAATGAGCCAAGAAAACGAACACTGAGTATTGTTTCTAAAAAAGAGAGCGTGGAAGACACAACGTCATTGTCAAACGGCTGTGCTAGATGCATCGAAAAAGGTTATACATGCATGAAAAACTGTCCACGAGCCAAAAAGAACTcatga